In the Terriglobus sp. RCC_193 genome, GTTCGTATGAGCTTCGCTGGTTTTCTTTGAGCGATGCTGATTCGTTACTCCGCTCAGATGACGACACTTCATTTATGCGTTACATGCAAAGAGCGCTGGCGAATTTGCCAGCGCTCTTTGCAGATTCCAATTGCTGCGGAGCGCTACTTCTCCTCGTCATCCATGATGAGGATGGCGGCGGCGATGGTGGTGGTCCACAGGCCTTTTTTGTCGCCCACGGCGGACTGCGTTACGTTTGCCGTGCGCACGATCTTGTTGGAGATGCGGTAGATTTCCTTCTTCTCATCCCAGCTCTTGTCCGGATCGAAGTCCACGTCGAGCGTGGTGGCGAGCATCTCCGCGGCCAGTTCTTCTGCGTAGTCACCAGCCTGATCTTCGGTCTCACCGAAGCTGTGGTGCTCCGAGAGATAGCCGTAGGTGTTGCGATCGGTGGGGATAGCCACGCCGATGGACGACACGCAAAGGCGGTGTGCTTCACGCGTGCTGTTTTCCGCGACCACTGCAAAGACGACCTCGCCGGGGTTCAGGTACTTCAAACCTTCCTTGCGGGTGATCAGTTTGCACTTGGGCGGGAAGATGGACGACACGCGTACCAGATTCTGAGCCGCGATACCGGCGTCGCGCAGCGCCATCTCGAACGATGTCAGTCGTTCCTTGTGCTTTCCTACGCCCTTCGTGAAGAAGATGCGCTTCGGAACCATGTTCATGCCCAATGTAGTCGTAGCCTCCAGACTGATTCGAGAACTGCTGCCTATAAGCAGAAGCCCAAATGAAATTATCACATGTTGGAGGCTTTGCCGGGGCGTGTGAGCCGTGAGAATTGCACGAATCGCAAATATTTACATTCACGAAAGCCCGGCTCTTTTTTCGTACCTCAGAACGTCAATCTTCAGTAGAGGTTTTCGGCGGATTTCTGCTAACTTAAGAATCGGTGATTCACCGCCTTTTCACACCACATCTGTAGCGAAAACCCACCGGGGTACTGGCAAAGCCAGCCTGGGGGAAAACCAAGGAGTCGTATGTCCGGCAATTACCGCGATTTTCTCGAACTGTCGTATGCAGAGCTCGAAGACCTTAACCTGGCAGCTAAGGACCAGCGCAAACAGCGCGTGGCAATCGACAAGATTCAGGAAGAGCGGCTGAAGTACCTGACGGACACGAAGGGCATCAAGGCCGTGACCGTTTGCTTCAGCGACCTGGAAGGCCGTTTGCACATGCTGGACTATGACAAGAAGTTCCTGGTCAACAGCTATGACAACCTGACCTTTGACGGCTCGTCCATCCGTGGCTTTACGGCGCAGAAGGAATCGGATCTGCGCCTGGGCCTGGACTGGAATGCGTTTTACTGGACACCTTCCGACGTGTTCGGTAGCGGCAAGGTGCTGGTGTTCGGTGAAGTGATCGACAAGAACGGTCAGCCCTATGCAGCCGATCTGCGTGGCATTCTGAAGCAGTATGCCAACCATCAGTTTGCTGAGAAGGGCTACACGCTGAACGCTGCGAACGAAGTGGAAGGTTTCCTCTTCGAAGGCGTGGATGCGGAGCGCAGCTATCACAAGACCGGTTCGTTCGAGTATGTGAACGCAGGTGGCTACTACCACTCGCTGCCGGGTGATCCTCTGCGTGAGTTCATTGACACCACCGCAGAAGTGCAGCGCGCGATGGGCTTTGAAAACGAGAAGGACCATCCGGAAGTTGCGCCTTCGCAGTTTGAGATCAACTACACCTACGGTGATGTGGTTTCCGCTGCGGATCAGATCCAGCTCTACAAGCTGATCTGTCGCCAAGTGGCCACGCAGATGGGTATGACGGCATCGTTCCTGCCCAAGCCGGTGACCGGCGTGAATGGCAGCGGCATGCACACCAACGTTTCCATCACCAAGGACAAGAAGAACCTCTTCTTCGACAAGGCTGGCGAAGAGAACATGTCGGAACTGGCGTGGAGCTTCATCGACAAGGTTCTGACGCACGGCAACGACCTCTGCCTGCTGCTGAACTCGTCTGTGAATGCGTACCGCCGCCTGGATCCGCACTTCGAAGCTCCGAACCAGATCAAGGCTTCGGCGACCGATCGTGGATCGATGGTTCGTATTCCCATCGGCAACGAGAAGTCGGCGCGCGTTGAGGTCCGTTCGGTGGGCCCGGATGCGAATCCGTATGGCGTGCTGTACTCCATCTTCAAGACGGGTCTTGATGGACAGGTGAGCAACATCGAAAACCTGCGTCAGGCTTCACGTTATCTGCCGGACAACATCTACACGGCGATCGAAAACTTCCGCGGCGCCGATTGGACCACAACGCTGCTGGGCGCCGATGTGAAGGATCGTTTTGCAGACCTGAAGCAGGCCGCCGCAGATCGCAGCCCGCGTCTGCTGGGCAGCATTGTGAAGGGCAGCGAAGTGCAGTTCCACCACGAAGTCTACAACCAGCTTCTCTGGGGCCAGTTCTAGGCACTTCGTGCCGTTCTCGACGCACTTTGTGCGTGATTCGTACTACTACCTGCAGTGTTGGAAGCCCGGCCTCGCGCCGGGCTTTCTGCTTTTGAGGTTGGTAGGGAAGTAACTTTAGCGGTTGGAGGGGAGATGGATGCGGAAGATGATGCCTGCGCCGAAGCGGATGTTGCGCTGGCGATTGTCGACGCCGTTGGGCAGATTGGTTTGCAGATAGTCGACCTGTACCGGACGCAAAAGGATTGCGTGACTCATGGGGAGATCGATGCTGCCGCCGAACGCCATAGCGAGATTTGTTGATGTGTCCGTGTGCGTGTTGGTGGTGAGAATGAAGTCGCTATCGAAGCCACGGACTGCACCGACGAGTGCCTGCGCGTTGAGACGGATGCGGTGGATGGGCATGGTGTAGCGCGGGCCGGCGAGGAGTGTGATTTCGCTGAGCCCGCGGGTGCTTGCGGGAACGCGATTCACCGTGCCGCCGCCTACCTCCACAACTGCGCGGAGATGCGGCAGGACGGGGATGGAGGCTTCGATGGCGCCTCCCTGCAGGATGAAACAGCCGCAGCTTCCCGGAGGGGCATTGGCGGCTGTGGCAGAGTAGCGCAGGCCTACCTGCAGCGTGTTGTCCTGCATCTGGGTGTGTGCTGCCGTGCATGACCATGCGACAGCAAGCAGTGAGACGACGAGCTTCATTGAGTGAGATCCAGTTCTACGGGGACGGAGTGTGTGAGCGTGTCGCCCACTACGCCTGTTGTGGTGGCGGTGATCGTGCAGTTGTAGCGGTGCGTATTGTCTGAGGGGCCGGTGCTGGTTCTAAAACCTCCGCATCCCTGCAAGGTGAGCGTGCCGAAGATTAGAAGGAAGACGGGGAGACGTTTTAGTTTCAGCGGGAAGATTCCACAGAGAAGCAACGCCGTGAACAGAACGCCAGGATCTGATTGCCACGCCAGCGTTGCGGGGATTTTGATCAGAAGGGATACCGCGACCGGATCGCCGCCAAGTGTGAATGTGGATGGCGTGAAGGTGGCCGTGGCTCCGCTGGGCAGGTTGCTTATGGTGAGCGTTGTCGCGTGATTCAAGGTGCCATTCAGCGGAAGAAGCGTGATGGGAACGGTGACTGAGCCGTTGGCATTGCCGCTGTAACCGGTGGCGGATGTGGTGAGAGAAAAATCGGGTGCTGCAACGACCGTCTGCGTGATGGATGCGGAGGTGCTGGTGGCGTATGTGCTGTCGCCGCTATAGATGGCTCGAAGTGTGTGTGGGCCTGCGGTGAGTGCTGCCGTGGAGAGCACGGCTGTGCCCGAGGTGAGCGGCACTGTGGCGATGTTATTCGCGCCATCCTGGAAGACGACATTGCCGGTGGGCGGTGTCAGCAAAGAGCCCGCTACGGTGGTGGTGAGCCGGATGGGCGCTCCGGAATAACTGATGGAACCGTCGCTGACCAGCGCGATGCGTGATGTGGCGAGATTGGTGCCGGGTATTCCGATGCCTGTGAGCCGCAGCATCGAGGGCGGCGCTGCGGCTGATTGGATTAGACCGATTGCCTGGGCGGCTCCGTTGGTTTGTGGTGTAAAGGCTAACTGGAGCGAACACTGTGCGTGTGCGGCGAGTGTGAAGGGGAGCGTGCCGCAGGTGCCGTTTGAAGTGATGGAAAATGCGGGCGAAAAAGCGATGGAGGTGATCGGGAGTGGGGTGTTCCCGGCATTTTGCAGTTGCAGAGTTTGTGCTGAGGAGGTCAACCCGATGGGGATGCTGCCGAAGTCCAGTGTTGGCAATGCGAGATGTTGCACCTGATGATTGCCGCGGTCGCTGATGGCGATGCCGCCGCTGGCGTCGGTTGCGACAGAGGAGGGGGAGTTGAGTGCACCGGTGGCCAACGTACCCTGTTTGCCGCTCCCGGTCAGAACACTGTTGCCTGTGGCTGCGGTTTGCACCACTTGCTGGAGTTGTGCATCGGCGACGACGATGTTGCCGGAGGCGTCGAGGGTCATGCCTTCGGGGCTGCGAAAGCTTGTGTTGCCGTAAGGGGCGATGTTGCCGTTGGGCGACAGGATGCGGATGCGTCGGGCGTCGGTATCGGCGATGAGGACGCGGCCATCGTTCAAGACGAGCAGAGCTGCCGGCCTGCGGAATGTGGCATTTGTGGCTGGCCCTCCGTCACCGGAGTCTCCTTCTTTTCCAGTGCCAGCAATCGCGACGATGGTTCCATCCGTGGTGAGTCGGCGGATGCGGTGATTGCCGGTATCGGCAATGAGGAGCGTGCCGTCTGCACCCATAGCCAGGCCTGCGGGATTGCGCAGTTTGGCGGCTTGGGCGGAGCTTCCGTCTCCAGAGTCTCCGGGTTTACCGATGCCCGCTACGGTGGTGATCGTCCCGTTGGGCATTACGCTGCGAATGCAGTGATTGCCTGTATCTGCAATGAAGAGCGTTCCATCGCTGCGGAGGGCAATGGCCACGGGGCGGTTGAGAAGAGCTTTTGTGGCCTGGCCACCATCGCCGTCGTAGCCCTCGCGTCCAGTTCCGGCGATGACGGTCAGTTGGCCATTGGGGGTAATGCGGGTGACCTGGTTGTTCCGGCTGTCGACGACGAAGAGGTTGCCTGCGACATCATATTGCACCGTGCGCGGGGTCCCGAATCGCGCTGTAAGGGCGTCTCCAGTTGCGGTGGCGCCATCCTTGCCGCTGCCGCCAAGCGTGGCCACGGTATTGCCAGAGTTCAGGATCAGGCGGGTTTGAGAAGGTGCGAAGGCCGCCATGAAGAGCAGGACAGGCGTCAATCCGTGTCGGGAAAATCGAGGGACACGGGACACTGTGCTGCGGATGTGACCACGGACTGTGGCCACGAGGGAACGGAGCTTCATGGATTCAGGAGATTATCGCAGTTTTTCAGATGTCACGAACGAGGTACTAACACCTTTGGTACATAGTGAAGACCCACCTTTGGGGGTAGCCTTACTATCAGCTTTGTAGTTCACCTCAAAATTTTCCCAGAACGGGAATGGATGTTTGAATCATTCAGGATGTGAGCTGGTCTAAGGGATTGCCGAGAGTCAGTTTGAGAGAGGCCAGTCAGGAGTATGCAGGATTTGGAGTACCAATGCTGGGTGCGTGAACAGGAACGCAAATTGCGGTCTGCACCCCACTCCGGTCGTGTACTCGGAGGCATACCAAAGTTTTCCATGGCGTTTCAGCCGATTGTGAATGTGGCCAGCGGTAGCGTTTACGGTTACGAGTCGCTCGTGCGGTCTGAGAGCGGCGACTCTGCGCACAGTGTTCTTTCGCGTGTACCTACCGAACATTTTCATACGTTTGATCGTGCGTGCCGCTCCAAAGCAATGTCTGAGGCGATCCGCTGCGGATTTCTCACGACGGGTTCCACGCGTCTTTGCGTGAATGTGAACCCGAATGCGGCCGTGAATGAAGCCAGCGATCTTCGGCGGACATGCGATGAAGCTGCTGAAATGGGATTTCCGCTGGAACGGCTGGTACTGGAACTGGTGGAAGATGAAGAGATCTGGGACCTGGCGAAGCTGAAGCCGATTATCGATGAGTATCGCGAGTATGGCGTGAAGGTGGCGATGGACGACTTTGGCGCGGGCTATTCCGGGCTGAAGCTGCTTTCGCGACTGAAGCCTGACCTGATCAAACTGGATATGGCGCTGGTACATGCGATGGATGAGGACCGCACGTCGCAGGTGATTGTGAAGGCGATTGTGCAGGCTTGTTTTGAACTTGGTATCGTTACCATTGCAGAGGGCGTGGAGCGGTATGACCAGGCGATGCGCCTACGCGATATGGGCGTGGTCTACCAGCAGGGCTATTACTTTGCCCGCCCCGCCTTTGAATCGCTTCCTGCCATTCAGTTCGAGTTGCCGGAGCTGCAGATCGGTTAGACGATCTGCAGGCCCCTCCTAAGCGAAGAAGAATTCCTTTGTGCGCAGTTCCTTAATGGTGTCGCGCAGCTTCGCGGCTTTCTCAAATTCAAAGTTCTTTGCCGCTTCGCGCATCTCGGTTTCCAGACCGGCAATGTGCTTGTCCAGCTCCTGCTGCGATGCGAAGTCCTGAATGCTGCTGTCCATGCTGACATCGACGTAATCGGCTTCGGCAATGCCGACGAGCGCTTCGCCGATGGGACGCACGACGGACTGCGGAATGATGCCGTGCTCTTCGTTGTAGGCGAGCTGCTTTTCACGGCGGCGGTTGGTCTCGTCGAGTGCGCGACGCATACTGTCCGTCATGTTGTCGGCGTACAGGATGGCGCGGCCGTTGAGGTGGCGTGCGGCGCGGCCGATGGTCTGAATGAGCGATCCCTGCGAACGAAGGAAGCCTTCCTTGTCCGCGTCGAGGATGGCGACGAGCGAGACTTCTGGCAGGTCGAGGCCTTCGCGGAGAAGGTTGATGCCGACGAGGACATCGTATTCGCCTTTGCGCAGGTCGCGCAGGAGTTTCACCCGTTCCAGCGTCTCGATCTCCGAGTGCATGTAACGGCACTTCACACCGACTTCGGTGTAGTAGCCGCTGAGGTCTTCGGCCATGCGTTTGGTGAGTGTTGTTACCAAAACACGTTCGTTCTTGCTGACGCGGTCGCGGATTTCGGCGAGCAGGTCATCAATCTGGCCCTTGATGGGCCGGATTTCTACGGGCGGATCGACAAGACCGGTGGGGCGGATGATCTGTTCGGTGATCACGCCCGCGGCCTTGGTGAGTTCGTATGGGCCGGGCGTGGCAGAGACGTAGATGATCTGGCCGGTGCGGGTCTCAAATTCATCGAACTTGAGTGGACGGTTGTCCATTGCGGAAGGCAGGCGGAAGCCGTAGTCGACGAGGTTGCCCTTGCGTGAGCGGTCGCCGTGCCACATGCCATGAAGCTGCGGGACGGTGACGTGCGACTCGTCGATGAAGATCATGAAGTCGCGTGGGAAGTAATCGAACAGTGTTGGTGGCGGTTCGCCGGGGAGTCGTCCGCTGAAGTGGCGCGAGTAATTTTCGATGCCGTGGCAGTAGCCTACGGACTTGATCATCTCAAGATCGAAACGCGTGCGCTGATGGATGCGCTGCGCTTCGACCATGCGGCCCTCTTTTTCAAGCTGTGCTTCCCAATCGGTGAGTTCGCTCACGATGGAGTCGATGGCCGCGGATTTGCGTTCGGGCTGTACGACATAGTGCGATTTGGGATAGATGGGCAGGCGCGCGTACTTCTGCTTGACGGTGCCGAAGAGTGGATCGATCTGCGAGAGAGAGTCGATCTCGTCGCCGAAGAGTTCAATGCGGTAAGCGAGTTCGTCGTAGGTGGGGTAGACCTCGATGATGTCGCCGCGGACGCGGAAGGTGCCGCGGCGGAAGTCGCCTTCGTTGCGCTCGTAAAGGATTTCGACGAGACGGCGGGTGATGTCTTCGCGGCGGATCTTCTGGCCTTTTTCGAGCAGCATCAACATGCCGTAATACGCTTCCGGCGAACCGAGGCCGTAGATGCAGGAGACGGACGAGACGATGATGCAGTCGCGACGTTCGAAGAGAGAACGCGTTGCGCTGAGGCGCAGCTTGTCCAACTCGTCGTTGATGGTGGCTTCTTTCTCGATGTAGAGATCGCCGGAAGGGATGTAGGCTTCGGGCTGGTAGTAGTCGTAATAGCTGACGAAGTATTCGACTGCGTTGTTGGGGAAGAACTGTTTGAACTCGTGATACAGCTGTGCGGCGAGTGTCTTGTTGTGCGCCAGGATGAGGGCGGGCCGGTTGGAGGCTTCAATGACCTTTGCCATGGTGAAGGTCTTACCGCTGCCGGTGACGCCGAGGAGCACCTGATGCTTCTCGCCGTCGCGCAATCCCTGCGTCAGATCGGCGATGGCGGTGGGTTGATCGCCCTGTGGTTTGTAGTCCGTCGCGAGCTGGAAGTCCATCCATTTAGTTTACCGTTTCTTCGCCTTTTTGCGGTGAAGAGATGGCTCAAGACAGATGGACTTTCTGTTGGCACATGCGGTGTTTATTCCGTGCGGAGCGCCTCCATGGGGTTGGCGGTTGCCGCGCGGCGGGCAGGTAGAGCGCTTGCCAGGAATGTGGAAACTCCAAGTACGACGCAGGAGATGCCGAGTGTGAGAGGATCCCATCCGGAGACACCGAAGAGGACCGACTTCAGAAGCGAAGCGGCGAGTACGGAAAGAAGCAGACCGCTTAAGATGCCAGCCAGGCTAAGCCGTCCAGCTTCGCGCAGCACCATGCCGTAAATGGATTCGCGTCGCGCACCGAGCGCCATGCGGACGCCGATTTCGCGGGTTCGCAGGGAGATGGAGTAGCTGATGACGCCATAGAGACCGACGGCGCAGAGCAGCAGCGCGGTTATGGCGAATGCACCCGCCAGCCATGCGGCACCGCGATGTAGCGTAGCGCTTTGCGAACTGTTGATGCGGTCGTTCATGGTCATGACGTCGCTCATACCAAGATCGGGATCGACAGAACGAATCACGCCGGGCAGAGACGCGATGATGGAGCTTTCTCCGGAAGCTACGCGGAGAACGATGGCCGCCTGATCCACCGACTGATATGCGGAGTAATACGCTGCAGGCCAGATGGGATCGTCGAGCGAACCTTCATGCAGATCGTCGATGACACCGACGATGGTTTTCATGGATTTGGGAGTGAGTGAGGTATCTCCGAAGGTCTTGCCGATGGGGTTCTGACCGGGGAAATAACTCTCCGCGAAATGACGATTCACGACGGCTACCAAAGGTTTGTCGGCGGTGTCCTGCTCGGAGATGAAGCGTCCTTTGAGCAGAGGCACGCCGAGCGCCTGAAGATAGGTAGAGGAAGCGCTGCGCCCATTGATCTCGATGTGCTTGCCGTCGTAGGGGCGATCGGGGAAGCGAATCCAATCGGTATTGCCGTTGAAGGTGACCGGCAACAGGCTTCCAAATCCTGCTGCGGTGACACCTGGAAGAGTGGAGAGGCGTTCTACGACCCGACGCTCCATCGCAATTTGCGCCGCGTCTGTGGGGAACTTCTTTCCTGGCGGAACGACGTTCACAGTAACCAGATGATCGGGATTGAAGTTGAGGTCAGTGCGCAGAAGATTGGCAAGGCTACGCGAGAGAAGTCCAGCCCCGGCCAGGAGCACGACCGCAACCGCGACTTCTGCGATGACCAGCAACGATCCCACACGGTTCCAACTGAGACTGCCGGAGCCTGCACCAGCACTGCCTTCGGCAATGGCGCGCTGTAACGCGTTCCATGAAATGCGCAGGCCGGGGATGAGTGTGAACAGGATGATGGCGCCGATGGCGATGGAAGCCGCAAAGAACAGAGTGTCGCGGTTGATGGATACGGAATCGAAGAACGGCATCTGGTCACGCATACTCTGCGGTACCAGAAGCATGATGGAACGCACGCTCAATAAAGCGAGTGCGATGCCTGTAATGGTGCCGGTGAGTACGAGCGTGATGCTTTCTGTTGCGAATTGCCGGAACATTCTGCGGCGTGTTGCTCCGAGTGCGGTGCGCAGCGCAAACTCTCGGCGGCGGCCTTCAGAGCGTGCCAGCAAGAGGCTGGCGACGTTGATGCAGGCGATGAAGCACAGCAACAGAGCCGCAGACAACAGGACGTAGAACACAGGACGGATTTTTCGAACGATCTGTTCTGTGAGCGGCATGGCGATGCCGCCCTGGCCGCGGTTGGAGTCAGGGTATTGCGACTCCAGGTTATGCGCGATTGCTTTCACATCGGCATCTGCCTGCTGGAAGGTGACGCCAGATTTCAGACGTGCGACTCCATTCAGTGAATGGCAGCTTCTGCGTCCTTCACAGTAACCCTGCTCTGGCGTGATGGCTGTAAGAGCCTGAAGGCGACCGCGTGGGGCGAACTGGAATTTTTCCGGTAGGACGCCGATGACGGTGTATTTGTCACCGCTGAAATCCAGCGTGCGATTCACTACGTCGGGATCCATGTGGAAAATGTCTCGCCACAGCTCGTAGCTGATCATGACAACCTTTGCGGCTCCGACGAGATTGTCTGTCGCGGCGAAATCGCGGCCCGCCACTGGATGAACGCCGAGCGTGGAAAGGAAGTTTGCACTGACACGCATTGCCGGCGTGAAGACAAGGCCTTCACCGATGCGCATCTGGAAGCCACCGTAACGCCATACGGCGAGCGATTCAAAGCTTCTGTTCTGCCGTTGCCAGTCCTGATAATCCTGCCAGGAGAGGTTGGCGGGGCCCATGATTTCGACGGTCTCGGTAACCCACGCGAGACGCTGCGGTTCGCGGTAGGGCAGCGGCTTGATCATGGCTGCGTCGACAAAAGCGAAGATGGCGATGCTGGCACCGAAACCCAGTGCCAGGGTGAAGATGGCGGTCAGGGTAAATGCGGGGCGATGGCGAAGCTGGCGGAAGGCAAAGCGGAGGTCCTGAAGGAGCTCCTCCACAGAAGGGAGTGTGCGACGATCACGAACGGATTGCATGGTTTGTTCCAGTCCTCCTAATTGCAGCAGTGCCTGACGGCGCGCTTCTTCATGGGAAAGACCGCGGAGTTCGCCATCTTCCGTCATCAGGGCAAGATCGTGTGCGAGTTCTTCACGCATGCCGGGTTCGCTGGACGGAGCTATCCAGAGACCTCGCAGCCGGATGAAGAAGGCGCGTAGAGCGGCGATCATTTTGCAGCCTCCAGCGCCAGGAAGCGAGCCATGATTTCACTGGTTTGCTGCCAACTTTTTGCTTCGGCGGCAAGACGACGATGACCGGCGCGGGTGAGGGAATAAAATTTGGCGCGGCGATTGTTGTCCGAGTTTCCCCACTCCGATGCGACGTAGCCCTCCTGTTCCAGCTTCACGAGTGCGGGATAGAGCGTGCCGTAGTTGAGTGCGAGGATGTCGCCGCTGGTCTGCTCGATGCGACGCGCGATGCCATAGCCGTGCTGTGCGCCCATGCTTTGCAGGGTTTTCAGCACCATCAGGCTCAGGGTTCCCTGCCACACATCCGCGCGTTCGCTCATACGATAGCTCCTATAGGGAACCCATAGGGACTCCTATGGTTATCCAATAGAACACTGTGACGAGGATTTGGCAAGGAGATTCTTGCCCGTGCGTTGTTCCTCGGGGCTGTATACGCAGCAGGCATCGAGAAGGTTCGGGGAAAGTTTGATGTTATGCAGGGTAATTCCAGTGTTAGTCTGCCTGCACGATCCACTGCCGTTCCGTAATGGAGTTGAGTATGGCAACTTCGTCGTTTGCGTTTGATGAATCGGCTTTGCCTGTTGGCGCGCCGGAAGAGCTTGCGGGACCGCCCGAGCCGTCGCTTGGGCCAGTGGCTCGGCAGGAGCGCATCGGATCGCTGGATGTGCTGCGCGGCTTTTCGCTGATGGGCATCCTGATTATGAACATCACGGATTTTGCCTTTGGCTTTACCAACTATGCATTGCCGTTGAGCATGCTTTCGCCGGTATTTAATGGGCCGCATGCAAAGGCCAATACGATTGCGTGGATGTTGCGCTGGGTCCTGGCCGAAGGCAAGATGCGCGCCATGTTCAGCATGTTGTTCGGTGCAGGCGCGGTATTGCTGACGGAGCGTGCGGAGCGGCGTGGCGGCGGTGATCGCGTGGCGGATATCTTTCTTCGCCGCAATATGTGGCTGGTGGTGATTGGGATGCTGCACGCCTTCCTGATCTGGAATGGCGACATTCTTTTCTGGTACGGCATTACGGGATTGCTGTTTCTGTATCCGATGCGTCATCTGAAGTCGAAGATGCTGCGGAGGACAGCGGGATGGCTGCTGCTGGTATGGGTGTTGGCTGCCGGTGTTGGGCGTAGTGTGGGCGTGTACTTCACGAACAAGGGCGGCAATGACGCGATTGCCAAGTTGCATGCGGGCAAAACGCTGACGGAGAAGGAACGCAAAGACATCGTGGACAAGGTGTCCCAGGACAAGCAGTGGAGCCGCCTGCGTGTGGATACCGAAAAAGAGATTGCCGACCATAAGAATTACGCCAAAGCGCTGGGGGCAGATGCGAAGGATGCGTTGCAGTCAGAGCAGGCGATTCAGTTCGCGTTTCCGGATGTGCTGATCTTTATGTTGCTGGGTATGGCCCTGTACAAAAACGGATTTCTTACCGGCGAGCAGCCGACAAAGGTGTATGTGTGGACTGCTGTGATTGGCTATGCGATTTCGCTGCCGTTGGGTGCGGCTGGTGCGATCATTGCGTGGAAGAGCGGCTTTGAGATTGTGAAGTCCACCATCTGGCTCTTTGCGCCTTACGACATTTGTCGCGTGAGTGGAGCGCTGGCGAATGCCGCGGTGATCCTGTTAATTGTGCGTGCCGGTGCGTTGCGTTGGGCGACGAAGGCCGTGGCGAATGTGGGACAGATGGCGCTATCAAACTACCTGGCGACGAGTGTGATCTGCCGCTTCCTGTTTGTGTGGGGGCCAACCCACTGGTATGGCTACATGACGTATTACAAGGTGTATTACGTGATGGCGGGAGTGTGGGCGTTTAACCTGATCTTCAGCGCGATCTGGCTGCGGTATTTCCAGTTCGGGCCGGTGGAGTGGGCATGGCGTTCGCTTACGTATTGGCATCGCCAGCCGATGAAGCTGCGGGTGTCCGCAGCGGAGCCAGCGGTGGCTTAGTTAAACTAGGGACTTGGCTAACACCTCAAAGAAAACCGAAGACCCGTCTACGCTGCGCGGACATGCGCTGGCTATCGCTTTACTGGCGGCGGGCGCACTGTTCATGGAGAACCTGGATGCGACGATTATCGC is a window encoding:
- a CDS encoding ADOP family duplicated permease, with translation MIAALRAFFIRLRGLWIAPSSEPGMREELAHDLALMTEDGELRGLSHEEARRQALLQLGGLEQTMQSVRDRRTLPSVEELLQDLRFAFRQLRHRPAFTLTAIFTLALGFGASIAIFAFVDAAMIKPLPYREPQRLAWVTETVEIMGPANLSWQDYQDWQRQNRSFESLAVWRYGGFQMRIGEGLVFTPAMRVSANFLSTLGVHPVAGRDFAATDNLVGAAKVVMISYELWRDIFHMDPDVVNRTLDFSGDKYTVIGVLPEKFQFAPRGRLQALTAITPEQGYCEGRRSCHSLNGVARLKSGVTFQQADADVKAIAHNLESQYPDSNRGQGGIAMPLTEQIVRKIRPVFYVLLSAALLLCFIACINVASLLLARSEGRRREFALRTALGATRRRMFRQFATESITLVLTGTITGIALALLSVRSIMLLVPQSMRDQMPFFDSVSINRDTLFFAASIAIGAIILFTLIPGLRISWNALQRAIAEGSAGAGSGSLSWNRVGSLLVIAEVAVAVVLLAGAGLLSRSLANLLRTDLNFNPDHLVTVNVVPPGKKFPTDAAQIAMERRVVERLSTLPGVTAAGFGSLLPVTFNGNTDWIRFPDRPYDGKHIEINGRSASSTYLQALGVPLLKGRFISEQDTADKPLVAVVNRHFAESYFPGQNPIGKTFGDTSLTPKSMKTIVGVIDDLHEGSLDDPIWPAAYYSAYQSVDQAAIVLRVASGESSIIASLPGVIRSVDPDLGMSDVMTMNDRINSSQSATLHRGAAWLAGAFAITALLLCAVGLYGVISYSISLRTREIGVRMALGARRESIYGMVLREAGRLSLAGILSGLLLSVLAASLLKSVLFGVSGWDPLTLGISCVVLGVSTFLASALPARRAATANPMEALRTE
- a CDS encoding PadR family transcriptional regulator, with translation MSERADVWQGTLSLMVLKTLQSMGAQHGYGIARRIEQTSGDILALNYGTLYPALVKLEQEGYVASEWGNSDNNRRAKFYSLTRAGHRRLAAEAKSWQQTSEIMARFLALEAAK
- a CDS encoding DUF418 domain-containing protein: MATSSFAFDESALPVGAPEELAGPPEPSLGPVARQERIGSLDVLRGFSLMGILIMNITDFAFGFTNYALPLSMLSPVFNGPHAKANTIAWMLRWVLAEGKMRAMFSMLFGAGAVLLTERAERRGGGDRVADIFLRRNMWLVVIGMLHAFLIWNGDILFWYGITGLLFLYPMRHLKSKMLRRTAGWLLLVWVLAAGVGRSVGVYFTNKGGNDAIAKLHAGKTLTEKERKDIVDKVSQDKQWSRLRVDTEKEIADHKNYAKALGADAKDALQSEQAIQFAFPDVLIFMLLGMALYKNGFLTGEQPTKVYVWTAVIGYAISLPLGAAGAIIAWKSGFEIVKSTIWLFAPYDICRVSGALANAAVILLIVRAGALRWATKAVANVGQMALSNYLATSVICRFLFVWGPTHWYGYMTYYKVYYVMAGVWAFNLIFSAIWLRYFQFGPVEWAWRSLTYWHRQPMKLRVSAAEPAVA